From Oscillatoria sp. FACHB-1406, the proteins below share one genomic window:
- a CDS encoding GNAT family N-acetyltransferase yields the protein MNATAQPTIATERLILRPFTLDDAPDVQRWAGDRDIAASTLRIPHPYQDGLAEAWIGSHPQAFKEGKAVHFAVVARETEQLCGAVGLGLDIANIHAQLGYWIGKPFWGRGYCTEAAKATVRYGFAALKLHRIYANHFTRNPASGRVMQKLGMMHEGCLRQHTWKWGNFEDVEQYGLLKAEWQSMRFLEKPRAIETPHN from the coding sequence ATGAATGCAACTGCACAACCCACTATCGCAACCGAGCGCCTAATTTTACGCCCTTTTACTTTAGATGATGCGCCGGACGTTCAGCGTTGGGCAGGCGATCGTGACATTGCTGCCTCAACTTTACGCATTCCCCATCCCTATCAAGATGGATTAGCCGAAGCTTGGATCGGTTCGCATCCTCAAGCTTTTAAAGAAGGGAAAGCCGTTCATTTTGCCGTCGTCGCGCGCGAAACAGAGCAATTGTGCGGTGCAGTCGGACTCGGACTTGATATCGCTAATATCCATGCCCAACTCGGCTATTGGATTGGCAAACCTTTTTGGGGACGAGGCTACTGCACTGAAGCAGCTAAAGCTACGGTTCGCTATGGTTTTGCCGCCCTAAAATTGCATCGTATCTATGCCAACCACTTTACGCGGAATCCGGCTTCGGGACGAGTCATGCAAAAACTGGGCATGATGCACGAAGGGTGTCTGCGCCAGCATACTTGGAAGTGGGGCAATTTTGAAGATGTCGAACAGTACGGTTTGCTCAAAGCCGAGTGGCAATCGATGCGTTTTTTAGAAAAACCTAGAGCGATAGAAACCCCTCACAATTGA
- a CDS encoding FTR1 family protein codes for MLSATMLMGTGGGLGLNAIASSAALPTFLVTLREGFEAALVVGIVCACLQKAQQTQLYRSVQLGILGGILASVLLGAILGGLLQQLAASNALYAPVFKELLEAGLGIFAIAMLSWMLVWMTQQAKSLKAEVEGAIAAALENTNNAAWGVFALIFIAVAREGFETVLFIAAQFQRGWVSPAVGAILGLTSAALMGFALFRFGVKINIRRFFQVMGIFLLLIVGGLVIGALKHLDAAIALSGQIDPQYSVLCFSNRASCLLGPQLWDFSQTLPDKQFPGILLKTLFGYRQTLFLGQAIAYLAFLGWVGSIYFRSLELNTNS; via the coding sequence ATGTTGTCAGCTACGATGCTTATGGGGACTGGAGGGGGATTGGGGTTAAATGCGATCGCGTCGAGTGCCGCTTTACCCACTTTCCTAGTGACGCTACGAGAAGGGTTTGAAGCGGCTTTAGTGGTGGGGATTGTCTGTGCTTGTTTGCAAAAAGCCCAGCAAACGCAACTGTATCGCTCGGTGCAATTGGGCATTCTCGGTGGTATTTTAGCTTCGGTGTTGCTTGGAGCAATCTTAGGTGGCCTTCTCCAACAACTTGCTGCCTCAAATGCGCTATACGCGCCGGTTTTTAAGGAATTGTTGGAAGCGGGATTGGGAATTTTTGCGATCGCGATGTTGAGTTGGATGCTGGTATGGATGACGCAGCAAGCGAAGTCGTTAAAAGCAGAAGTCGAGGGCGCGATCGCGGCAGCATTAGAAAATACTAACAATGCAGCTTGGGGCGTATTTGCCCTCATTTTTATCGCCGTCGCGCGAGAAGGCTTTGAAACCGTCCTCTTTATTGCCGCCCAATTTCAGCGCGGCTGGGTTTCTCCGGCTGTCGGTGCGATACTAGGGCTAACTTCTGCGGCGTTGATGGGATTTGCCCTATTTCGCTTCGGCGTTAAAATCAACATCCGCCGCTTTTTCCAAGTGATGGGAATTTTCTTACTGTTAATTGTCGGCGGTTTAGTTATCGGTGCGCTCAAGCATTTGGATGCCGCGATCGCGCTTTCAGGACAAATCGACCCGCAATATTCAGTATTATGCTTCTCTAATCGTGCATCTTGCCTATTAGGGCCGCAATTGTGGGACTTCTCGCAAACCCTACCCGACAAACAATTTCCCGGAATTTTGCTAAAAACCTTATTCGGCTACCGACAAACGTTATTCTTAGGTCAAGCGATCGCTTATCTTGCCTTTCTCGGCTGGGTCGGCAGCATTTATTTTCGCAGTTTAGAACTTAACACTAATTCGTAA
- the grxC gene encoding glutaredoxin 3, producing the protein MAKVEIYTWSRCPFCIRAKALLKEKGVEFTEYCIDGDETARAQMAKRANGRRSLPQIFINDRHVGGCDDLHELEDRGELDSWLQASIDN; encoded by the coding sequence ATGGCAAAAGTTGAAATTTATACTTGGAGTCGATGCCCCTTTTGTATTCGAGCCAAAGCATTACTCAAGGAAAAAGGAGTTGAATTCACTGAGTATTGCATCGATGGCGACGAAACGGCGCGCGCTCAAATGGCAAAACGGGCAAACGGACGGCGTTCCTTGCCTCAAATTTTTATTAACGACCGTCACGTCGGCGGATGCGATGACTTGCACGAACTTGAAGATCGCGGCGAGTTAGATTCCTGGTTACAAGCCAGTATTGATAATTGA
- a CDS encoding TIGR00297 family protein gives MTNPWIVGILLNTVLLSLVWFAPKKLLTPAGILNAGLLGVIVWGTLGWQGYVVVAFYFLVGSAVTYIGMKEKEAAGIAEKRSGARGPENVWGSALTAAICALATLFIPPTARALAILGYVASFSTKLSDTTASEVGKAYGKRTFLITTLQPVARGTEGAVSLEGTIAGIVGSGAIAVLALAIRLIAPWDILCCLLAAFVATNLESVIGATLQAKFDWLTNEVVNIINTAIGAAVAIALRLALISLNLYT, from the coding sequence ATGACAAATCCTTGGATTGTCGGCATCCTGCTTAACACCGTTTTATTAAGCTTGGTGTGGTTCGCCCCCAAAAAGTTACTGACTCCTGCTGGGATTCTCAATGCCGGACTCTTAGGCGTTATCGTGTGGGGAACGCTAGGATGGCAGGGTTACGTTGTCGTCGCCTTTTATTTTTTAGTCGGTTCGGCGGTAACCTATATCGGAATGAAGGAAAAAGAAGCCGCAGGCATTGCCGAAAAGCGTTCTGGCGCGCGCGGACCGGAAAATGTTTGGGGTTCGGCGCTAACGGCAGCAATTTGCGCGCTAGCAACCTTATTTATTCCTCCTACGGCGCGCGCTTTAGCTATTCTGGGTTACGTGGCGAGTTTCAGTACCAAACTTTCGGATACCACAGCGAGTGAAGTTGGGAAAGCTTACGGAAAACGCACTTTTTTGATTACGACGCTGCAACCCGTAGCCAGGGGAACCGAAGGCGCGGTAAGCTTGGAGGGAACGATCGCGGGAATTGTTGGTTCGGGCGCGATCGCGGTTTTGGCGCTCGCAATTAGGTTAATCGCGCCGTGGGATATTCTGTGCTGTCTTCTCGCTGCCTTTGTCGCCACTAACCTAGAAAGCGTTATCGGTGCAACCCTACAAGCAAAATTCGATTGGCTGACCAATGAAGTGGTTAATATTATTAATACCGCGATCGGGGCTGCCGTCGCGATCGCCTTGCGCCTTGCCCTTATAAGTCTTAATCTCTATACCTGA